One segment of Neisseria mucosa DNA contains the following:
- the hscB gene encoding Fe-S protein assembly co-chaperone HscB codes for MSQYFTLFQLEPAFDIDAENLEQTYRALAARFHPDKFASASAFEQKQAVMMSSTINEAYRTLKNPIDRAAYLLKMQGIDADAPEHTSFSPEFLMQQMEWRETLMDAQMEQNHDAIRALDQEIQNAQSSLYQDLKQAFEQQDYESAAQWVRHGRFLNKLRKEIASIL; via the coding sequence ATGTCTCAATATTTCACACTCTTCCAGCTTGAACCCGCTTTCGATATCGACGCCGAAAACTTGGAGCAAACCTACCGCGCCTTGGCTGCCCGTTTCCATCCTGACAAATTCGCTTCAGCCTCCGCCTTCGAGCAAAAGCAGGCAGTGATGATGTCGTCCACCATCAACGAAGCCTACCGTACCTTAAAAAATCCCATTGACCGCGCTGCGTACCTGTTGAAAATGCAAGGTATCGATGCTGACGCACCTGAACATACTTCTTTCTCTCCAGAATTCCTCATGCAACAAATGGAATGGCGAGAAACATTAATGGATGCTCAGATGGAACAAAACCATGATGCTATCCGAGCATTGGATCAAGAAATCCAAAATGCACAAAGCAGCCTATATCAAGATTTGAAACAAGCATTTGAACAGCAGGATTATGAATCAGCTGCACAATGGGTACGGCATGGACGCTTTCTTAATAAGCTTCGCAAAGAAATTGCTTCAATCTTATAA
- the iscU gene encoding Fe-S cluster assembly scaffold IscU — translation MAYSDKVIDHYENPRNVGTFDKDDESVGTGMVGAPACGDVMRLQIKVNDEGIIEDAKFKTYGCGSAIASSSLITEWVKGKSLDDALAIKNSEIAEELELPPVKIHCSILAEDAVKAAVADYRKRQENK, via the coding sequence ATGGCATACAGCGATAAAGTAATTGACCACTATGAAAACCCCCGCAACGTCGGCACATTCGACAAAGACGACGAGTCTGTCGGCACCGGCATGGTCGGCGCACCCGCCTGCGGCGACGTCATGCGCCTGCAAATCAAAGTAAACGATGAAGGCATCATCGAAGACGCCAAATTCAAAACTTACGGTTGTGGCTCCGCCATCGCTTCTTCCAGCCTGATTACCGAGTGGGTGAAAGGCAAAAGCCTTGACGATGCACTGGCAATCAAAAACAGCGAAATTGCCGAAGAGTTGGAATTGCCTCCAGTTAAAATCCACTGCTCTATCTTGGCTGAAGATGCGGTAAAAGCAGCCGTTGCCGACTATCGCAAACGTCAGGAAAACAAATAA
- the iscR gene encoding Fe-S cluster assembly transcriptional regulator IscR, which translates to MRLTTKGRFAVTAMIDLAMNAQTGAVKLSAISERQSISLSYLEQLFSKLRRAGLVESLRGPGGGYILAAPAEQINIAQIISAAEDRLDATQCGSKANCHHGAPCLTHDLWENLNKTINDYLSGVTLQSIIEQKNCSDSSHVVTFTHIH; encoded by the coding sequence ATGAGACTGACTACCAAAGGGCGATTTGCAGTAACCGCCATGATAGATTTGGCGATGAACGCGCAAACCGGTGCTGTCAAACTCAGTGCCATCAGCGAACGACAAAGCATATCGCTCTCCTATCTCGAACAATTATTCAGCAAGCTGCGCCGTGCCGGATTGGTTGAAAGCCTACGCGGCCCAGGCGGAGGCTACATCCTTGCCGCGCCCGCCGAGCAAATCAATATTGCACAAATCATTTCCGCAGCCGAAGACCGACTGGATGCCACACAATGCGGCAGCAAAGCAAACTGCCACCACGGCGCCCCCTGTCTGACCCATGACCTTTGGGAAAACTTAAACAAAACCATCAATGATTACCTCAGCGGCGTTACGCTGCAAAGCATCATTGAACAAAAAAACTGCAGCGACAGCAGTCATGTCGTTACCTTTACACACATTCATTAA
- a CDS encoding ribose-phosphate pyrophosphokinase: MAAYDSLMVFTGNANPELAQRVVKHLDISLGEATVSKFSDGEVAIELLENVRGRDVFILQPTCAPTNDNLMEILTMADALKRASAGRITAAIPYFGYARQDRRPRSARVPISAKLVANMLYSAGIDRVLTVDLHADQIQGFFDIPVDNIYATPILLNDIKQQRIDNLTVVSPDIGGVVRARAVAKSLNADLAIIDKRRPKANVAEVMNIIGDIQGRTCLIVDDMIDTANTLCKAAVALKERGADRVLAYASHAVFSGEAVNRIASSEIDQVVVTDTIPLSEAAKKCERIRQVTIAGLLAETVRRISNEESVSYLFNEEVMTGSMLLP, translated from the coding sequence ATGGCTGCTTATGACAGTTTAATGGTGTTTACCGGTAATGCAAATCCGGAATTGGCGCAACGTGTTGTCAAACATTTGGATATTTCACTCGGTGAAGCCACCGTTTCCAAATTCTCTGATGGCGAAGTGGCCATTGAATTGCTGGAAAATGTGCGTGGTCGCGATGTGTTTATTTTGCAACCTACCTGTGCGCCTACCAATGACAACCTGATGGAAATTTTGACTATGGCCGATGCACTCAAACGTGCTTCTGCTGGTCGTATTACTGCCGCGATTCCTTACTTTGGCTATGCACGCCAAGATCGCCGTCCACGCTCTGCTCGTGTACCGATTTCCGCTAAATTAGTGGCGAACATGTTGTACTCAGCAGGTATCGACCGTGTATTGACTGTTGACTTGCATGCCGACCAAATTCAAGGTTTCTTTGATATTCCGGTAGATAATATTTACGCTACCCCGATTTTATTGAACGATATTAAACAGCAACGCATTGATAATTTGACCGTCGTCAGCCCCGATATCGGTGGTGTTGTGCGCGCGCGCGCTGTTGCTAAATCTTTAAATGCTGATTTGGCCATTATCGATAAACGCCGTCCTAAAGCCAACGTGGCTGAAGTAATGAACATCATTGGCGACATTCAAGGCCGTACCTGCTTGATCGTAGATGATATGATCGATACGGCAAATACTTTGTGTAAAGCAGCCGTTGCCCTGAAAGAGCGTGGTGCAGATCGTGTATTGGCATATGCCAGCCATGCAGTATTCTCCGGTGAAGCAGTGAATCGAATTGCTTCTTCTGAAATTGACCAAGTAGTTGTAACAGATACGATTCCGTTGTCTGAAGCAGCTAAAAAATGTGAACGCATCCGTCAAGTAACTATTGCCGGTTTGCTGGCTGAAACGGTACGCCGTATCAGCAATGAAGAATCCGTCTCATATCTTTTTAATGAAGAAGTGATGACAGGCAGTATGTTGCTGCCATAA
- a CDS encoding alternative ribosome-rescue factor A, protein MSSKVQHNKGKIRDNALKALVKSDLFRHKVERKRKGKGSYNRQEAKKWRDGFDTVPPFLCLKRGSSRRSRKSL, encoded by the coding sequence ATGAGCAGTAAAGTGCAACACAATAAAGGCAAAATACGCGACAATGCTTTAAAAGCCTTAGTGAAATCCGATTTGTTCCGACACAAGGTGGAACGGAAAAGAAAAGGCAAAGGCAGCTATAACAGGCAGGAAGCGAAAAAATGGCGGGATGGTTTTGATACTGTCCCGCCATTTTTATGTCTTAAACGTGGAAGCTCTCGCCGCAGCCGCAAGAGTCTTTGA
- a CDS encoding 50S ribosomal protein L25/general stress protein Ctc, with protein MTYEIQASVREAQGTGASRRLRREGQIPGILYGEGQEPVAIAVDHKTVFYALEKESFHTALIKLSLNGEAKDVIVRDFQMHPFRREVQHIDFQAVKADQPVRIRVPLHIVNAENSQAVKLQGGRVSLLNTSVEVIALPANIPAFLELDCTSVVAGDILHLSDIKLPEGVESVSLKRNENLAVATVTGKKR; from the coding sequence ATGACTTACGAAATTCAAGCCTCTGTACGCGAAGCCCAAGGCACTGGTGCGAGCCGCCGCCTGCGTCGCGAAGGCCAAATCCCTGGCATTCTGTACGGTGAAGGTCAAGAGCCTGTTGCAATCGCTGTAGACCACAAAACTGTATTCTACGCATTGGAAAAAGAATCTTTCCATACCGCTTTGATTAAACTGTCTCTGAACGGTGAAGCCAAAGACGTTATCGTGCGTGACTTCCAAATGCATCCATTCCGTCGCGAAGTTCAACACATCGACTTCCAAGCTGTGAAAGCCGATCAACCTGTACGCATCCGCGTTCCTCTGCACATTGTTAACGCTGAAAACTCTCAAGCTGTTAAACTGCAAGGTGGTCGCGTATCTCTGTTGAACACTTCTGTTGAAGTAATTGCTTTGCCTGCAAACATTCCTGCTTTCTTGGAGCTGGATTGTACATCAGTAGTTGCCGGCGACATTCTGCACTTGTCAGACATCAAATTGCCGGAAGGTGTTGAAAGCGTTTCTTTGAAACGTAACGAAAACCTGGCTGTTGCTACTGTTACCGGTAAAAAACGCTAA
- the iscA gene encoding iron-sulfur cluster assembly protein IscA has product MITITENAAKHINSYLTKRGKGLGVRLGVKTSGCSGMAYNLEFVDEVNEDDLIFEEHGARVYIDPKSLVYLDGTQVDYTKEGLQEGFKFENPNVKDSCGCGESFHV; this is encoded by the coding sequence ATGATTACTATCACAGAAAACGCAGCCAAACACATCAACAGCTACCTGACCAAACGCGGCAAAGGGTTGGGTGTGCGCTTGGGTGTGAAAACCAGCGGCTGCTCGGGCATGGCATACAACCTTGAATTTGTCGATGAAGTGAACGAGGATGATCTGATTTTTGAAGAACACGGCGCGCGCGTTTATATCGATCCAAAAAGCTTGGTTTATCTGGACGGCACGCAAGTCGATTACACCAAAGAAGGTTTGCAGGAAGGTTTCAAATTTGAAAACCCGAATGTCAAAGACTCTTGCGGCTGCGGCGAGAGCTTCCACGTTTAA
- a CDS encoding recombinase RecA, whose amino-acid sequence MPFTDEEVQSLLAVEGIGKTILQRLQQMGLDDIAKLAAADLDDILERGAQLTGSTCWRNSPQAKAAIAAAIEWAKQRFQTA is encoded by the coding sequence ATGCCTTTTACTGATGAAGAAGTCCAATCCCTACTTGCTGTCGAAGGCATAGGTAAAACCATATTGCAGCGTTTGCAGCAAATGGGATTAGATGATATTGCCAAGCTGGCGGCGGCAGATTTAGACGATATTTTGGAACGGGGCGCACAATTAACCGGCTCGACCTGTTGGAGAAATAGTCCGCAGGCTAAAGCTGCCATTGCCGCCGCAATAGAGTGGGCAAAACAGCGTTTTCAGACGGCCTGA
- a CDS encoding IscS subfamily cysteine desulfurase, protein MTVKTPVYLDYAATTPVDKRVAEKMIPYLTETFGNPASNSHAFGWEAEEAVEKARADIAALINADPKEIIFTSGATESDNLAIKGAANFYKTKGKHLITVKTEHKAVLDTMRELERQGFEVTYLDVQENGLVDLDVLKAAIREDTILVSVMWVNNEIGVVQDIPAIGEICRERKIIFHVDAAQACGKVPVDVEAAKVDLLSMSGHKVYGPKGIGALYVRRKPRVRLEAQMHGGGHERGFRSGTLPTHQIVGMGEAFRIAKEELEQDMAHYRKLRDIFLKGIEGIEEVYINGDLEHRAPNNLNVSFNFVEGESLIMAVKELAVSSGSACTSASLEPSYVLRALGRNDELAHSSLRITFGRMTTEEEVQFAAELIKSKIGKLRELSPLWEMFKDGIDLNSIEWAAH, encoded by the coding sequence ATGACCGTCAAAACCCCTGTATACCTCGACTACGCCGCCACAACCCCCGTTGACAAACGCGTTGCCGAAAAAATGATTCCCTACCTGACCGAAACCTTCGGCAACCCCGCTTCCAACAGCCACGCATTCGGCTGGGAAGCAGAAGAGGCAGTCGAAAAAGCCCGCGCCGACATCGCCGCCCTGATTAACGCCGACCCCAAAGAAATTATCTTCACCAGCGGCGCGACCGAATCCGACAACCTCGCCATCAAAGGCGCGGCAAACTTCTACAAAACCAAAGGCAAACATCTCATCACCGTCAAAACCGAGCACAAAGCCGTGCTCGACACCATGCGCGAACTCGAACGCCAAGGCTTTGAAGTAACTTACCTGGACGTACAAGAAAACGGCTTGGTTGATTTAGACGTACTGAAAGCCGCCATCCGCGAAGACACCATTCTCGTTTCCGTAATGTGGGTAAACAACGAAATCGGCGTGGTGCAAGACATTCCCGCCATCGGCGAAATCTGCCGCGAACGCAAAATCATTTTCCACGTCGATGCCGCGCAAGCATGCGGCAAAGTGCCTGTCGACGTTGAAGCCGCCAAAGTTGATTTGCTGTCCATGTCCGGTCACAAAGTATATGGCCCCAAAGGCATCGGCGCCCTGTATGTACGCCGCAAACCACGCGTGCGTCTCGAAGCCCAAATGCACGGCGGCGGCCACGAACGCGGCTTCCGCAGCGGCACCCTGCCGACCCATCAAATCGTCGGCATGGGAGAAGCCTTCCGCATCGCCAAAGAAGAACTCGAGCAAGACATGGCGCACTACCGCAAACTGCGCGACATCTTCCTCAAAGGTATCGAAGGCATCGAAGAAGTCTATATCAACGGCGACCTCGAACACCGCGCCCCGAACAACCTAAACGTCAGTTTCAACTTCGTCGAAGGCGAAAGCCTGATTATGGCAGTGAAAGAACTCGCCGTATCCAGCGGCTCCGCCTGTACCTCCGCCAGCCTTGAGCCAAGCTACGTTTTACGCGCACTCGGCCGCAACGACGAATTGGCACACTCATCCCTGCGCATCACCTTCGGCCGCATGACCACCGAAGAAGAAGTGCAGTTCGCCGCTGAACTAATCAAATCCAAAATCGGCAAACTGCGCGAACTGTCGCCCCTGTGGGAAATGTTCAAAGATGGGATTGATTTGAATTCGATTGAATGGGCGGCGCATTGA